A single window of Pseudomonas sp. ML2-2023-3 DNA harbors:
- a CDS encoding IS3 family transposase (programmed frameshift) has translation MTNSNDKGGELLGQERRRRWSTHQKLAMVRESLEPGQSVSVVARRNGINANQLFLWRKLYQDGSLSAVSAGEAVVPASELSDALKQIRELQRMLGKKTMEAEVLREAVEIARSRKLDCALTLVAGGRPVKLVSECLGVSRSQLTVRIKQSVSPTVRRPRLVNDTELVAEIKQQVSELPSYGYRRVWGLLRREREVQSLAPLNVKRVYRVMRDHNLLLERRIKQPGVQRRHEGRIAVTTSDTRWCSDGFEFRCDDGAKLSVTFALDCCDREAIGWVASPTGYSGDDIRDLMLESVEKRFGDQLPSTPVQWLSDNGSAYIAEQTRLFARQIGLQPVTTPVRSPQSNGMAESFVKTIKRDYVAHMPKPDRETALCNLTIAFEHYNEQHPHSALKYRSPREFRRLAAASI, from the exons ATGACTAACAGCAACGATAAGGGTGGCGAGTTGCTCGGCCAGGAACGCCGACGCCGCTGGAGCACCCACCAGAAACTGGCCATGGTTCGCGAGAGCCTTGAACCTGGACAAAGCGTGTCCGTGGTTGCTCGACGCAACGGCATCAATGCCAACCAACTGTTCCTGTGGCGCAAGCTGTATCAGGACGGAAGCTTGTCAGCAGTCAGTGCCGGCGAAGCCGTGGTACCGGCGTCCGAGCTGAGCGATGCGCTCAAGCAGATCCGCGAATTGCAGAGAATGCTGGGCAAGAAGACGATGGAAGCGGAAGTCCTCAGAGAGGCCGTGGAGATCGCCCGTTCGCGAAAAT TGGATTGCGCACTCACCCTTGTTGCCGGGGGACGACCAGTGAAGCTGGTCAGCGAATGTCTCGGTGTGTCGCGCTCCCAATTAACGGTTCGAATCAAGCAATCGGTTTCGCCCACAGTACGGCGACCTCGGCTCGTCAACGATACGGAGTTGGTCGCCGAGATTAAGCAGCAAGTGAGTGAGTTGCCGAGCTATGGCTACCGTCGGGTTTGGGGTTTGCTTCGCCGCGAGCGTGAAGTCCAGTCGCTGGCTCCGCTCAATGTGAAACGGGTCTACCGCGTCATGCGTGATCACAATCTGCTGCTAGAACGACGCATCAAGCAGCCAGGCGTACAGCGCCGGCATGAAGGCCGAATCGCCGTCACTACCAGCGATACCCGCTGGTGCTCGGACGGCTTCGAGTTCCGCTGCGACGACGGTGCAAAGTTGAGCGTAACCTTTGCCCTGGACTGCTGTGATCGTGAAGCTATCGGCTGGGTCGCCAGCCCGACGGGCTACAGCGGCGATGACATCCGAGACTTGATGTTGGAAAGCGTGGAGAAACGTTTTGGCGATCAGCTACCGAGCACGCCGGTGCAATGGTTGAGCGATAACGGCTCGGCCTATATCGCCGAGCAGACGCGCCTGTTTGCCCGACAAATCGGCTTGCAGCCGGTAACGACGCCGGTACGCAGCCCGCAAAGCAACGGCATGGCGGAGAGCTTCGTGAAGACGATCAAGCGTGATTACGTGGCGCACATGCCCAAACCGGATCGAGAAACGGCGTTGTGCAATCTGACGATTGCCTTCGAGCATTATAATGAACAGCATCCGCACAGCGCTTTGAAATATCGGTCGCCGCGAGAGTTTAGGCGCTTGGCAGCAGCATCAATTTAA
- the traW gene encoding conjugal transfer protein TraW, protein MNVLKFSPLALAMLTVGMFASKPAYAICDGCVVGAVETANLSITLAVNATTAAVGAMATSVNTMLYQVGTAVTQGSSKVANTVETAARVDREFAATQEKNRRYEDARQRYYVSNAICSESASGGAIDVKAGVAAIKTTMRSGGGGKTENRKIAQALTSPAAPSEVDSMRSASIHADYCDTDDYAAYGGASACPSVSTTMPGADKRLDSVMIGAGPNGKSADLTFSQEQTDAAQMYTQNSARRSIGSQLRKGEAESEAGSQYIGLMNQYNSILSAATDPQDQLVADSQPNPATKDLLVDTLKSSSAQAYYAKTASSQAKATGTMSAREFESFEVGRRYANTEYQADLQNMEGDNLLREQIRVQSQTNWLLLELRNDVQRGNVINGLNLASGARSEFEPILSQKYRAVSGHMGGSN, encoded by the coding sequence ATGAACGTACTCAAGTTTTCCCCCCTTGCACTTGCAATGCTTACGGTAGGAATGTTCGCCTCCAAGCCAGCCTACGCGATTTGCGACGGTTGCGTGGTTGGTGCTGTGGAAACAGCGAACCTCAGCATCACATTGGCTGTGAACGCAACAACTGCTGCAGTAGGAGCGATGGCCACGTCAGTGAATACGATGCTGTACCAGGTCGGTACCGCTGTGACCCAAGGCAGTAGCAAAGTCGCAAACACGGTCGAAACCGCGGCTCGCGTGGATCGGGAATTCGCAGCGACTCAGGAAAAGAACCGACGCTATGAGGACGCACGTCAGCGGTACTACGTCTCCAACGCCATTTGCAGTGAATCTGCTTCCGGAGGCGCTATCGACGTCAAAGCTGGTGTTGCTGCAATAAAAACAACCATGAGGTCTGGTGGCGGCGGCAAAACCGAAAACCGCAAAATTGCTCAAGCATTGACTTCGCCGGCCGCGCCCAGCGAGGTCGATTCCATGCGTTCTGCAAGCATTCACGCTGATTACTGCGACACAGATGACTATGCCGCGTACGGCGGTGCCAGCGCGTGCCCGAGTGTTTCAACAACAATGCCCGGGGCTGACAAGCGCCTTGATTCCGTAATGATAGGCGCCGGTCCAAATGGTAAGAGTGCAGATCTCACCTTCTCCCAAGAGCAGACTGACGCAGCGCAGATGTACACCCAAAACTCAGCTCGGCGATCGATCGGCAGTCAGCTGCGCAAGGGCGAAGCTGAAAGTGAAGCCGGCTCGCAGTACATCGGACTCATGAATCAGTACAACTCGATCCTTTCGGCTGCTACGGATCCGCAGGACCAGCTCGTTGCTGATAGCCAACCCAACCCAGCGACCAAGGATTTGCTGGTAGACACACTCAAGTCGTCCTCGGCCCAGGCCTACTACGCCAAAACTGCGTCATCTCAAGCAAAAGCGACGGGCACGATGTCGGCCAGGGAATTTGAATCGTTTGAGGTTGGACGCCGGTATGCCAATACCGAGTACCAGGCAGACTTGCAAAACATGGAAGGGGACAACCTGCTCCGTGAGCAGATCCGCGTGCAGTCCCAGACCAATTGGTTGCTGCTTGAGCTGCGTAACGACGTCCAGCGCGGGAACGTGATCAACGGATTAAATCTCGCAAGCGGCGCACGTTCAGAGTTTGAGCCCATCTTGAGCCAAAAATATCGCGCTGTATCGGGCCACATGGGAGGCAGCAACTGA
- a CDS encoding Abi family protein translates to MAPRIAYTKQAKTTPQLLAHLLAKGLAVPDQAKALHSLDLIGYYRLLIYMRPLQNSHTKIFYPAVEFDDVMALYDFDRRLRLICLDAVERIEVALRAAITNTLAPDPAAGPHFYLDATHFSNAPGHTAFMKAVCDPNTAKHQPVDHYLKTYHTPPHAPIWAILEAVTFGPLSHLYANLQISHRKAIAIAFGFDEKVLVNWFKSINMLRNVCAHHSRLWNKNNLVNAPLQVHALKAEFPSHADRGRVAARAVTLVALLRVIDPTSNWKQRFKSVVQSCPAGALQKAGLAETIMGFSPGWDQRAFWN, encoded by the coding sequence ATGGCCCCACGCATAGCCTACACAAAACAGGCGAAAACCACGCCTCAACTGCTCGCACACCTTCTTGCCAAGGGCTTAGCTGTCCCTGATCAAGCAAAGGCGCTGCATTCCCTCGATCTAATCGGCTACTACCGGTTACTGATCTACATGCGTCCGCTACAGAATAGCCATACCAAGATTTTTTATCCGGCCGTCGAGTTCGATGACGTCATGGCACTGTACGACTTCGACCGGCGATTGAGGCTTATCTGTCTTGATGCAGTCGAACGTATAGAGGTGGCCTTGCGTGCCGCGATAACGAACACACTTGCTCCGGATCCTGCCGCAGGTCCGCACTTTTACCTCGATGCGACGCATTTTTCTAACGCGCCTGGCCACACGGCTTTCATGAAGGCTGTCTGTGACCCGAACACCGCTAAACATCAGCCAGTGGACCACTACCTCAAGACCTATCACACCCCTCCGCATGCGCCGATCTGGGCGATTCTTGAGGCTGTTACATTTGGCCCTCTATCGCACCTGTATGCAAATCTGCAAATTTCACACAGGAAGGCAATCGCTATAGCTTTTGGTTTTGACGAGAAGGTGCTTGTCAATTGGTTCAAAAGCATCAACATGTTGCGCAATGTTTGTGCACACCATTCTCGGCTATGGAACAAAAACAACCTGGTGAACGCGCCCTTACAAGTGCATGCCTTGAAAGCCGAATTCCCAAGCCATGCGGATCGAGGACGAGTGGCCGCACGTGCAGTGACTCTCGTTGCGCTATTGAGAGTGATCGACCCCACCTCTAATTGGAAGCAGCGATTCAAATCCGTGGTACAGAGCTGCCCTGCAGGCGCTCTACAAAAAGCCGGGTTGGCCGAGACAATTATGGGTTTCTCTCCTGGATGGGACCAGCGCGCATTCTGGAATTGA
- a CDS encoding DotA/TraY family protein has translation MKAIANKSFWLFVAWLVSVPARAADGTTISEIAAAAKRTGDKSREALVSIYGNVVNNPLAGGDTSGDTILASIFSVFNGALLVVGAIWACYIVFRKLTRTAHDGSVFDKQQSTIWGPVRLVWGLVSLVPTASGWSLSQLLMLWGASVMGIGIANLGVDSAMEAFTDGTSMVVQPVMPSTVGLAHSVFEANLCLHGINAGIAQAQASGALVTQNGYVQQSATQSGFILKNSSFVCGGADIQGDLEPQAVSTNWFGGTIDVSDIRKAHLAALQAMQASLSTSAQNFVNAVIQRQSGQTNSLPDVEMAVQSAAQAYENSVNSVAATKQGNIGELASKMNSSIKEGGWWTLGAWYQTFAQANTKLSDAMAAKASVFGMSSGGDPAIVNVYASSMAAYKAQQETSTWTSTLGTQSSGDYSKGAGGADAGSIIGSIFSAPGQRIVNYLVDVNAGGEGMGQLNPLIKMKNLGDYTMVAAETALGGYVAAKTLEKVKDGWSVAGTFSKVANAVTSVGDALSGVLGAVGPFIIMLIIALFILGGTLSTYLPMVPFIIWFGAAVNWLVVVGEAVIAAPLWAITHLNGEGDGMGQKTTHGYIFLLNVMVRPILMVLGFFLGGAALIAGGTLLNQLFGVALANAQFDSTTGLFSIIFFLTIYCSMCLNLVHSCFNLIMIVPDQVINWVGGHASATMGRDDNEKMKNAMNVFGSKLEHLAPRPGPQGGQNKGTKAGDGIRS, from the coding sequence ATGAAAGCAATCGCGAATAAAAGCTTTTGGCTCTTTGTAGCCTGGTTGGTTTCTGTGCCTGCTCGGGCAGCGGATGGAACAACCATCAGCGAAATTGCAGCAGCTGCGAAAAGGACAGGCGATAAGTCCCGAGAAGCACTGGTGTCGATTTACGGGAATGTGGTCAACAACCCATTGGCAGGGGGAGACACCAGTGGCGATACCATCCTCGCGAGCATTTTCTCGGTATTCAACGGCGCACTGTTGGTGGTTGGGGCGATTTGGGCTTGCTACATCGTTTTTAGAAAGCTAACCCGGACCGCTCATGACGGGTCAGTTTTCGATAAACAGCAATCAACCATCTGGGGGCCGGTACGGCTTGTCTGGGGCTTGGTTTCGCTGGTACCAACAGCAAGCGGCTGGTCGCTATCGCAACTGCTGATGTTGTGGGGTGCTTCCGTGATGGGTATCGGCATTGCTAATCTCGGCGTCGATAGCGCGATGGAAGCTTTCACTGACGGCACGTCGATGGTAGTTCAACCTGTGATGCCGTCGACGGTAGGACTCGCGCATAGCGTTTTCGAGGCAAATCTTTGCCTGCACGGTATCAATGCGGGGATAGCTCAAGCCCAAGCAAGCGGCGCTCTGGTTACCCAAAATGGATACGTCCAGCAGTCTGCAACCCAAAGTGGATTCATACTCAAGAATTCAAGTTTTGTCTGTGGTGGGGCAGACATCCAAGGCGATCTGGAGCCTCAGGCGGTATCAACTAATTGGTTTGGCGGCACCATTGATGTGTCGGACATACGTAAAGCTCACCTTGCGGCGCTTCAGGCCATGCAGGCATCTCTGAGCACTAGCGCGCAAAACTTCGTCAACGCGGTGATCCAACGACAATCAGGACAAACTAATTCCCTTCCTGATGTGGAGATGGCAGTTCAGTCAGCAGCGCAGGCATACGAAAACTCCGTCAACAGCGTCGCAGCTACCAAGCAGGGCAATATTGGCGAGCTGGCCAGCAAGATGAACTCAAGCATCAAAGAGGGTGGATGGTGGACTCTGGGTGCCTGGTACCAGACGTTCGCACAAGCAAACACTAAGCTGTCAGATGCTATGGCAGCAAAAGCATCTGTGTTCGGCATGTCCTCTGGTGGGGATCCTGCAATTGTGAACGTCTACGCCTCCTCAATGGCGGCGTACAAGGCTCAACAGGAAACCTCTACCTGGACAAGCACCTTGGGTACTCAATCCAGCGGTGACTACTCCAAAGGGGCTGGAGGGGCCGATGCAGGTAGCATTATTGGCAGTATCTTTTCCGCGCCAGGTCAACGGATCGTCAACTACCTGGTCGACGTCAATGCCGGCGGCGAAGGCATGGGTCAGCTGAATCCTCTGATCAAGATGAAAAACCTCGGCGATTACACAATGGTCGCGGCCGAGACAGCCCTTGGTGGCTACGTAGCTGCCAAGACTCTTGAAAAGGTCAAGGATGGCTGGAGTGTTGCCGGTACGTTCTCGAAAGTTGCGAACGCAGTCACATCCGTGGGCGATGCACTTTCCGGCGTCCTTGGCGCTGTTGGCCCCTTCATCATCATGCTCATCATCGCCTTGTTTATCCTGGGCGGCACACTCTCTACCTATTTGCCGATGGTGCCCTTCATCATTTGGTTTGGAGCTGCTGTTAATTGGCTGGTTGTGGTTGGCGAGGCTGTTATCGCAGCACCTCTCTGGGCTATCACTCACCTGAACGGTGAAGGCGATGGGATGGGGCAAAAGACAACCCACGGCTACATCTTTCTGCTGAATGTGATGGTCCGACCGATCCTGATGGTTCTGGGTTTCTTTCTGGGCGGTGCAGCTCTGATTGCAGGCGGCACACTGCTGAACCAGTTGTTTGGTGTAGCACTAGCTAATGCTCAGTTCGACTCGACCACTGGTCTGTTCTCGATCATTTTCTTCCTGACCATCTACTGCTCGATGTGCTTGAACCTGGTCCATAGCTGCTTCAACCTGATCATGATTGTCCCTGACCAAGTGATCAACTGGGTAGGTGGCCACGCATCTGCAACCATGGGCCGTGATGATAACGAGAAGATGAAAAATGCCATGAATGTGTTCGGCAGTAAGCTGGAACACCTCGCACCACGCCCTGGACCTCAAGGAGGACAGAACAAAGGGACAAAGGCAGGTGACGGTATAAGATCTTAG
- a CDS encoding conjugal transfer protein TraU gives MGVLEKCVDAVEGAIEYLARHLINKDMTSYCELMTAVGVTDEDIRRSPDLKDPYTLVNNGYSLLTVFDLQGTFQMLSEAEFAAMIESLRVRMTGYMKRYGHSLTFSFERDPERAKDELMRLAEPLLNTARRIGLETEDIILDRVMRNYPLCSWEQNILVVYTHLSAMSSEEQKREMNALTKSLAKHNVPRTQFGQNPAFALSALKYRHDTMLKRLQDDFANCGIDGQKGIMMKPLTAHEAVKRVRIMINREGTSQKFRPSLPGDRHIPSGPEHADDYSDLVAPRLSYQICSNNVEPDGNYIRTDRLWHGSFGMELGPQDPLPFKELFGAVDQVVPWRIRFDLNPCGLNEVRMRRMVSGFVGLLPSNRSIRESFSELERLQKEEAVLSMKVSASTWAEDKDTVKQRMSSLEKSLQSWGTCQVSQNHGDPMAGLASTIPAFTTKNTANRLLPPLQDALAMLPLQRPATPWAETGSWILRTPEGKIFPVGLGSSIQDTWIELFSGIPGSGKSVTVNTMNNAAIHRPGAIQLPLMTIVDVGPSSSGLIQVIRDSLPDHRKNEAVYLKLQNSVDYAVNPFDPQLGAREPTAREREFLVDFLNLLCTDTDIGRAPAEVSRVNERLVTLVYDDRAGNGANQYEPEVVPLVDKILLETGILAEHDEKWWSTATWYEVTDMLFAAGYIQEATIAQRQASPVLADFNAMLNNESIRQMFGSIQTKSNEPLLNYMSRCFVVATTSFALFSGRTRFDLDATTRVISIDLNDVIGSKTAEGAIKTSCMYLFARQLAAKNYFLRKEELVKVVPELYAEYHIKRADDVASQQKIIAYDEWHNTDGLEAPVQTVIKDGREGRKWGIRIIAISQFMNDFPQPLLDASTSVYVLRGGNRSDEKVLRDSFQVSDQTISELHRKCVGPTEEGANMLAIFKTNQGTITQILTNTTGALELWAFSTTQQDVSLRTALYSRLGSMTARRVLAARFPLGTAKTYIEQLELQAGAEQAKSVVMKLADEMTAEYRASRKAGANI, from the coding sequence ATGGGAGTTCTGGAGAAATGCGTAGATGCCGTTGAAGGTGCGATTGAGTACCTGGCTCGACATCTGATTAATAAAGACATGACCAGCTACTGCGAACTGATGACCGCAGTGGGTGTGACCGATGAAGACATTCGGCGTTCTCCAGATCTGAAGGACCCGTACACTTTGGTTAACAATGGATACTCGCTCCTGACCGTTTTTGACCTGCAAGGCACATTTCAGATGCTTTCGGAGGCCGAATTCGCAGCAATGATCGAATCATTGCGAGTCCGTATGACGGGATACATGAAACGTTATGGTCATTCGCTGACCTTCTCATTTGAGCGTGATCCCGAGCGCGCTAAAGACGAGTTAATGCGCCTTGCGGAACCATTACTCAATACGGCCCGACGGATCGGCCTCGAAACTGAAGACATAATTTTAGACCGTGTAATGCGTAATTACCCTCTGTGCTCTTGGGAGCAGAATATTCTCGTTGTGTACACTCACCTTAGCGCTATGAGTTCAGAAGAACAAAAGCGTGAGATGAATGCACTTACCAAAAGCCTGGCGAAACACAATGTTCCACGGACGCAGTTTGGTCAAAATCCTGCATTCGCTTTGTCTGCCTTAAAATATCGTCACGACACAATGCTCAAGCGGTTGCAGGATGATTTTGCGAACTGCGGTATCGACGGCCAAAAAGGGATCATGATGAAGCCTCTGACTGCGCATGAAGCTGTGAAGCGAGTCAGAATCATGATTAACCGCGAAGGTACTTCCCAAAAGTTCCGTCCGTCACTTCCTGGTGATCGTCACATACCGAGTGGGCCAGAGCATGCCGACGATTATTCGGACCTCGTTGCTCCACGTTTGAGCTACCAGATTTGCAGCAACAATGTCGAACCGGATGGAAACTACATTCGTACCGACAGACTCTGGCACGGCTCTTTCGGAATGGAACTGGGACCACAAGATCCGCTTCCATTTAAGGAATTGTTCGGCGCGGTCGATCAGGTTGTTCCATGGCGAATTCGCTTCGACCTGAACCCATGCGGGCTCAATGAAGTACGCATGCGTCGCATGGTTTCAGGGTTTGTAGGCCTTCTGCCAAGTAACCGCTCGATCCGTGAATCCTTTTCAGAATTGGAAAGGCTTCAAAAGGAGGAAGCCGTCCTTTCAATGAAAGTGTCTGCTTCGACGTGGGCAGAAGACAAAGACACCGTTAAGCAGCGCATGTCCTCCCTGGAGAAGTCTCTTCAATCGTGGGGCACTTGTCAGGTAAGCCAGAACCATGGCGATCCTATGGCAGGCCTTGCTTCCACCATTCCTGCATTCACTACCAAGAACACAGCGAACAGATTGCTGCCTCCACTTCAAGATGCCTTGGCCATGCTTCCCCTGCAACGACCTGCAACACCGTGGGCAGAAACTGGCTCATGGATACTCAGGACGCCTGAGGGTAAAATTTTTCCTGTAGGTTTGGGCAGCAGTATCCAAGACACTTGGATCGAGCTGTTTTCAGGCATACCTGGTTCTGGTAAATCTGTAACTGTAAACACCATGAACAATGCCGCGATCCATCGGCCGGGTGCGATTCAATTGCCGCTGATGACGATTGTGGACGTTGGTCCATCTTCATCCGGACTGATCCAGGTCATCAGAGACTCACTTCCTGACCATCGCAAAAACGAGGCTGTGTACCTTAAGCTGCAGAACAGCGTTGATTACGCAGTTAACCCCTTTGACCCGCAGCTCGGTGCTCGCGAACCCACTGCTCGCGAGCGCGAATTCCTCGTTGATTTTTTGAACCTGCTTTGCACCGATACCGATATCGGCCGCGCTCCTGCAGAAGTGTCACGTGTCAACGAGCGTCTAGTGACGCTGGTTTACGATGACAGAGCCGGAAACGGAGCAAACCAATACGAACCTGAAGTCGTTCCGTTGGTAGACAAGATCCTTTTGGAAACCGGGATTCTGGCTGAGCATGACGAAAAATGGTGGTCCACTGCTACCTGGTACGAAGTGACCGACATGCTGTTCGCTGCAGGCTATATCCAAGAGGCAACAATTGCCCAGCGCCAAGCTTCACCCGTGCTGGCTGATTTTAACGCAATGCTGAATAACGAAAGTATTCGACAAATGTTTGGATCTATCCAAACTAAAAGTAATGAACCTTTGCTCAACTATATGTCGCGTTGTTTTGTGGTAGCTACCACCAGCTTTGCTTTGTTTTCCGGGCGTACCCGTTTCGACCTCGATGCTACAACTCGTGTTATTTCTATCGATCTTAATGACGTCATCGGTTCCAAAACTGCTGAAGGTGCTATTAAGACCTCATGCATGTATCTTTTTGCTCGACAGTTAGCTGCCAAAAACTACTTTCTGCGCAAAGAAGAGTTGGTGAAAGTTGTTCCTGAGCTGTATGCGGAATATCACATCAAACGCGCAGATGATGTGGCCTCGCAACAAAAAATTATTGCCTATGATGAATGGCACAACACTGACGGCCTTGAAGCGCCGGTTCAAACCGTTATTAAAGATGGCCGTGAAGGTCGTAAATGGGGCATCCGAATTATCGCGATCTCGCAGTTCATGAATGACTTCCCTCAACCGCTTTTGGACGCATCAACGTCGGTATACGTTCTGCGCGGCGGCAATCGTAGTGATGAGAAGGTTCTTCGTGATTCCTTTCAGGTGTCCGACCAGACCATCAGCGAGCTTCACCGTAAATGCGTCGGCCCTACTGAGGAAGGCGCGAACATGCTCGCCATTTTCAAAACCAACCAGGGCACCATCACGCAGATCCTTACGAACACCACGGGTGCCTTGGAGTTGTGGGCCTTTTCGACAACCCAGCAGGACGTTTCACTACGAACAGCGCTGTACAGCCGACTGGGTTCAATGACGGCACGTAGGGTTCTCGCCGCTAGATTCCCTCTCGGTACCGCGAAAACCTACATCGAGCAGCTGGAGCTGCAGGCGGGCGCGGAACAAGCGAAGTCGGTTGTCATGAAACTCGCTGACGAGATGACCGCCGAGTACCGGGCAAGCCGCAAAGCAGGAGCAAATATCTAA
- the traQ gene encoding conjugal transfer protein TraQ, with the protein MDLASMIIAAANSLTGVMWGLLWSLGALVGFAYSGSVLRKMQLASIQPGRRPISAGGTMMVMIIGAMLFNLSGTIGTVWTTFSSGQANYGAISWSGAEQFGEFKEAVNAVLTLASLAGGFCCFKGLLLLKKASIDGESSNGADDLVWRALTHLIAGAGLVHVDKMIDAFQETFKLYW; encoded by the coding sequence ATGGATCTCGCGAGCATGATCATTGCGGCAGCTAATTCGCTGACCGGAGTGATGTGGGGCCTACTGTGGAGCCTCGGAGCGCTGGTCGGCTTCGCGTACTCAGGCTCGGTGCTTCGCAAGATGCAGCTCGCCAGTATTCAACCAGGCCGACGCCCAATATCTGCTGGCGGCACCATGATGGTGATGATCATCGGGGCCATGCTTTTCAACCTTTCGGGAACAATTGGAACTGTCTGGACGACCTTTTCCAGCGGTCAAGCGAACTACGGCGCAATCTCCTGGAGCGGAGCGGAGCAGTTCGGTGAGTTCAAAGAAGCCGTAAATGCTGTTCTGACACTAGCAAGTCTTGCTGGTGGCTTTTGCTGCTTTAAGGGACTACTGCTCTTAAAAAAGGCAAGCATTGATGGAGAGTCTTCCAACGGTGCAGATGATCTAGTCTGGCGTGCTTTAACTCACTTGATTGCGGGTGCGGGATTGGTTCACGTAGACAAGATGATTGATGCGTTTCAAGAAACATTCAAACTTTACTGGTAA
- a CDS encoding HNH endonuclease, producing the protein MSSADNQPDMVVPDATLGRNFERPALPGMNLSTKARVWGDKEPTATEPNKKSLSLELRVEVLRESKHRCFFCGFPSQTLEIHNINHNHQDVRKDNLRAVDSLCHGWQHLGELGEGNAFIGYLPGLVAQDVNNLQRCILVALETGDEATKSDAKKLLNWLASHRQYTEAAWGTFEPSVFASALVKMEGVGADVHAVVFRDLAVIFNPSTYSANAKQWAQDAYKSSPTASWPNVYHNIMNAPS; encoded by the coding sequence ATGAGCAGCGCAGATAATCAGCCAGACATGGTAGTCCCCGATGCTACGCTCGGTCGAAATTTCGAACGTCCAGCACTACCCGGTATGAACTTGTCAACTAAAGCAAGGGTTTGGGGTGATAAAGAACCAACTGCTACTGAGCCTAATAAAAAATCGTTGAGTCTAGAATTGCGGGTTGAAGTTCTTCGTGAGAGCAAACACCGGTGCTTCTTCTGTGGTTTTCCTTCGCAAACTTTGGAAATTCACAATATTAACCATAACCACCAAGACGTACGGAAAGATAACTTGCGCGCCGTCGATTCGTTGTGTCACGGCTGGCAGCATCTTGGGGAGTTGGGGGAGGGGAACGCTTTTATTGGATACCTTCCTGGGCTCGTTGCGCAGGATGTTAACAATCTGCAGCGATGCATCCTAGTCGCCTTGGAAACAGGGGATGAAGCAACTAAATCTGATGCGAAAAAGTTGTTGAACTGGCTTGCTTCGCACAGACAGTACACAGAAGCTGCTTGGGGCACGTTTGAACCAAGTGTATTCGCTAGTGCATTGGTGAAAATGGAGGGTGTTGGTGCAGACGTTCATGCCGTTGTATTTAGAGATCTTGCGGTGATATTCAACCCTAGTACTTACAGCGCAAACGCAAAACAATGGGCTCAAGATGCTTATAAATCTTCACCTACAGCATCTTGGCCAAATGTGTATCACAACATAATGAATGCGCCGAGCTGA
- a CDS encoding DUF6750 family protein yields the protein MKMNPFEIVGDVVRKAHVHLITKTDEYNQHPVQRRIMLASAGITMATMFAAQAHADGWADMGKKGAEQGDSMKESLGKIFAVLGFGGAGYGGMNMWKKTQQGENSRVTGTQIWGPMLGGAALGATGFMMVATGETVGIDAGQQGVVP from the coding sequence ATGAAAATGAATCCTTTCGAGATAGTCGGTGATGTTGTACGTAAAGCTCACGTACACCTGATCACCAAAACTGACGAATACAATCAGCACCCAGTACAGCGTCGCATCATGTTGGCAAGTGCCGGCATCACCATGGCAACCATGTTTGCTGCACAAGCACATGCAGATGGCTGGGCTGACATGGGCAAAAAGGGAGCAGAACAGGGCGATTCGATGAAAGAAAGCTTAGGCAAAATATTCGCTGTCCTAGGGTTTGGTGGTGCCGGATATGGTGGCATGAATATGTGGAAAAAAACCCAGCAAGGCGAGAACAGCCGAGTTACAGGTACTCAAATCTGGGGGCCTATGTTAGGCGGGGCGGCACTAGGCGCAACTGGTTTCATGATGGTTGCTACAGGTGAGACTGTAGGTATCGATGCTGGTCAACAAGGCGTCGTACCTTAA